One window from the genome of Blastopirellula retiformator encodes:
- a CDS encoding outer membrane protein assembly factor BamD, translating into MKPWQHLFQTAMADGETYFNAGEYHRARLLFQEAYERIPEPQRNYAESTQALSGLADCFYYLENYEKAKGLLDDVLFCPGGAASPTVRLRRGQIFFKTGDVEKAKMELTAAYLNGGMAVFHNEEECMRLIANVIEGYERR; encoded by the coding sequence ATGAAACCCTGGCAACATTTGTTTCAAACCGCCATGGCGGACGGCGAAACCTACTTCAACGCCGGCGAGTATCACCGTGCACGGCTGTTGTTTCAGGAAGCGTATGAACGGATCCCCGAGCCGCAGCGCAACTACGCCGAATCGACGCAAGCCCTCAGCGGCCTGGCCGACTGCTTTTACTATCTCGAAAACTACGAGAAGGCGAAAGGCCTGCTCGATGACGTCCTCTTCTGCCCTGGCGGCGCGGCGAGTCCGACCGTTCGCCTGCGACGTGGCCAGATTTTCTTCAAGACCGGCGACGTCGAAAAGGCAAAGATGGAATTAACCGCGGCCTACCTGAACGGCGGCATGGCGGTCTTCCACAACGAGGAAGAGTGCATGCGGTTGATTGCCAACGTGATCGAAGGGTACGAGCGCCGTTAG
- a CDS encoding DUF1552 domain-containing protein, with translation MSKTISRRMVLRGLGVSLSLPLLDAMMPRAAAAPSQFKPLAKSLATQPRMICCYVPNGVNILEWMPETAGADYQLSPTLQTLADHRNDFTVLTGMGHPNSQGGHSGADTWLTGADLSATPGSDYTNWVSADQIAAEHHSKETRFGSLQLSDSSGTGSAGHSHTLSFNRRGTPVPAENSPKRLFERLFVPESAGDRAATLKRYAEQKSILDSVLAEAKALHKKLGKKDQRKLDQYLGSVRETEQRVERLENWIDVPKPEIDAKFLQLSSKSHDAHDRPMWIDVMMELSYLAFLTDTTRVISYEWSREAGGLGGGGENHHELSHHGGDAGMLKKLGVIDRFHLSRLARFLDFLKQTEDGDGNMLDHTMVMYGSGMNSGEGGEHSPKNLPLLVAGGHRLGLKHSGHVAHDKDNHPPLSNLLLTMIQKMGVETDSFSDSTGTMLT, from the coding sequence ATGTCAAAGACCATTTCACGACGGATGGTGTTGCGTGGACTGGGCGTAAGCTTAAGCTTGCCGCTGCTGGACGCGATGATGCCGCGAGCCGCCGCCGCTCCTTCGCAATTCAAGCCGCTGGCCAAATCATTGGCGACGCAACCGCGGATGATCTGCTGCTATGTCCCCAACGGCGTCAACATTCTGGAATGGATGCCCGAGACCGCCGGGGCCGACTACCAGTTGTCGCCGACGCTGCAAACGCTGGCCGACCATAGGAACGACTTCACGGTTCTAACCGGCATGGGACATCCCAACTCGCAAGGGGGTCACAGCGGCGCCGATACGTGGCTGACCGGCGCCGACTTGAGCGCGACCCCGGGCAGCGATTACACCAACTGGGTTTCGGCCGATCAGATCGCGGCGGAGCATCACAGCAAAGAGACTCGCTTCGGCTCGCTGCAGTTGTCCGATAGCAGCGGAACTGGTTCGGCCGGCCATTCGCATACGCTGTCGTTCAATCGCCGCGGAACGCCGGTGCCGGCGGAGAACTCGCCGAAGCGATTGTTCGAGCGGTTGTTTGTTCCGGAGAGCGCCGGAGACCGGGCGGCGACGCTCAAACGCTACGCCGAACAAAAGTCGATCCTCGACAGCGTGCTCGCCGAGGCGAAGGCGCTGCACAAGAAGTTGGGCAAGAAGGATCAGCGGAAACTCGATCAATACCTTGGCAGCGTGCGCGAAACGGAGCAGCGCGTCGAACGGCTCGAGAACTGGATCGACGTGCCGAAGCCGGAGATCGACGCCAAGTTCCTGCAGCTAAGCAGCAAGTCGCACGACGCCCATGATCGGCCGATGTGGATCGACGTGATGATGGAGCTGTCGTACCTGGCGTTTTTGACCGACACGACGCGGGTTATCAGCTACGAATGGTCGCGCGAAGCCGGCGGCTTGGGGGGCGGCGGGGAAAACCATCACGAGCTTTCGCACCATGGGGGCGACGCGGGGATGTTGAAGAAGTTGGGCGTGATCGACCGTTTTCATTTGTCGCGGTTGGCCCGGTTCCTCGACTTCCTGAAGCAGACCGAAGATGGGGACGGCAACATGCTCGACCACACGATGGTCATGTACGGCAGCGGCATGAACTCGGGCGAAGGTGGCGAGCACTCGCCCAAGAACCTGCCCTTGCTCGTGGCCGGCGGACACCGACTTGGCCTCAAGCACAGCGGGCACGTCGCCCACGACAAAGACAACCATCCGCCGCTCAGCAATCTGTTGCTGACGATGATTCAGAAAATGGGGGTCGAGACCGACAGCTTTAGCGACTCGACCGGGACGATGTTGACCTAA